From a single Pseudopipra pipra isolate bDixPip1 chromosome 7, bDixPip1.hap1, whole genome shotgun sequence genomic region:
- the ZC3H15 gene encoding zinc finger CCCH domain-containing protein 15 isoform X1 has translation MPPKKQQQPAGGSKKADQKKKEKIIEDKTFGLKNKKGAKQQKFIKAVTHQVKFGQQNPRQAAQTESEKKLKKEDKKKELQELNELFKPVVAAQKISKGADPKSVVCAFFKQGQCTKGDKCKFSHDLSLERKCEKRSVYIDARDEDLEKDTMDNWDEKKLEEVVNKKHGEAEKKKPKTQIVCKYFLDAIENNKYGWFWVCPGGGDNCMYRHALPPGFVLKKDKKKEEKQDEISLEDLIEKERAALGPNVTKITLECFIAWKRRKRQEKIDKAEQDMERRKADFKAGKALVISGREVFEFRPELVDADDEEADDTHYVQGAGDDDEMEDPVCINDVDLNLYVPKAVEETGITVASPERFSTYTSVEKDDNKLSEASGGDINSSEQNDLEEDNDGDGELENGVIDAVPVDENLFTGEDLDELEEELNTLDLEE, from the exons atgccccccaagaagcagcagcagccggcGGGGGGCAGCAAGAAGGCGGAccagaagaagaaggagaagatcATCGAG GACAAAACATTTGGcctaaagaataaaaaaggtgCAAAGCAGCAGAAGTTTATCAAGGCTGTGACTCACCAGGTGAAGTTTGGTCAGCAGAATCCCCGTCAG GCTGCTCAAACAGAAagtgagaagaaattaaaaaaagaagacaagaagAAGGAATTACAAGAATTAAATGAGCTCTTCAAGCCTGTGGTTGCTGCACAGAAAATTAGCAAAG GTGCTGACCCCAAATCTGTAGTTTGTGCTTTCTTCAAGCAAGGACAGTGCACTAAAGGAGACAAGTGCAAGTTTTCTCATGATTTGTCTTTGGAAAGGAAGTGTGAAAAACGGAGCGTCTACATTGATGCCAGAGATGAAGACCTTGAAAAAG ataCAATGGACAACTGGGATGAGAAGAAGCTGGAAGAAGTGGTGAACAAGAAGCATGGtgaggcagaaaagaaaaaacccaaaactcaaATA GTCTGCAAATATTTCCTTGATGCTATTGAAAACAACAAATACGGGTGGTTTTGGGTCTGTCCGGGTGGAGGAGACAACTGTATGTATCGCCATGCTCTGCCTCCAGGCTTTGTattaaagaaagacaaaaagaaggaggaaaagcaaGATGAAATTTCCTTAGAAGACCTAATAGAAAAAGAG CGTGCTGCCTTAGGACCAAATGTTACCAAAATTACTCTAGAGTGTTTTATTgcatggaagagaagaaaaagacaagaaaaaattgATAAGGCTGAGCAAGATAtggagaggaggaaagcagaTTTTAAAGCTGGCAAAGCATTGGTG ATTAGTGGACGTGAAGTGTTTGAGTTCCGGCCAGAGCTGGTTGACGCAGACGATGAAGAAGCAGATGACACCCATTATGTTCAGGGAGCAGGAGATGATGATGAG ATGGAAGACCCTGTGTGCATAAATGATGTGGATTTGAACCTGTATGTCCCCAAGGCAGTGGAGGAGACTGGCATTACAGTGGCTAGTCCTGAGCGATTCAGCACGTACACTTCAGTAGAAAAAGATG ataaTAAATTAAGTGAAGCTTCTGGTGGTGATATAAACAGCAGCGAGCAAAATGATTTAGAGGAAGATAATGATGGAGATGGGGAATTGGAAAATGGAGTAATTGATGCTGTTCCAGTTGATGAAAATCTGTTTACTGGAGAGGACTTGGATGAACTAGAAGAAGAACTAAACACTCTTGATTTAGAAGAATGA
- the ZC3H15 gene encoding zinc finger CCCH domain-containing protein 15 isoform X2 — MPPKKQQQPAGGSKKADQKKKEKIIEDKTFGLKNKKGAKQQKFIKAVTHQVKFGQQNPRQAAQTESEKKLKKEDKKKELQELNELFKPVVAAQKISKGADPKSVVCAFFKQGQCTKGDKCKFSHDLSLERKCEKRSVYIDARDEDLEKDTMDNWDEKKLEEVVNKKHGEAEKKKPKTQIVCKYFLDAIENNKYGWFWVCPGGGDNCMYRHALPPGFVLKKDKKKEEKQDEISLEDLIEKERAALGPNVTKITLECFIAWKRRKRQEKIDKAEQDMERRKADFKAGKALVISGREVFEFRPELVDADDEEADDTHYVQGAGDDDEMEDPVCINDVDLNLYVPKAVEETGITVASPERFSTYTSVEKDACNFLEQSPGLGALVECML; from the exons atgccccccaagaagcagcagcagccggcGGGGGGCAGCAAGAAGGCGGAccagaagaagaaggagaagatcATCGAG GACAAAACATTTGGcctaaagaataaaaaaggtgCAAAGCAGCAGAAGTTTATCAAGGCTGTGACTCACCAGGTGAAGTTTGGTCAGCAGAATCCCCGTCAG GCTGCTCAAACAGAAagtgagaagaaattaaaaaaagaagacaagaagAAGGAATTACAAGAATTAAATGAGCTCTTCAAGCCTGTGGTTGCTGCACAGAAAATTAGCAAAG GTGCTGACCCCAAATCTGTAGTTTGTGCTTTCTTCAAGCAAGGACAGTGCACTAAAGGAGACAAGTGCAAGTTTTCTCATGATTTGTCTTTGGAAAGGAAGTGTGAAAAACGGAGCGTCTACATTGATGCCAGAGATGAAGACCTTGAAAAAG ataCAATGGACAACTGGGATGAGAAGAAGCTGGAAGAAGTGGTGAACAAGAAGCATGGtgaggcagaaaagaaaaaacccaaaactcaaATA GTCTGCAAATATTTCCTTGATGCTATTGAAAACAACAAATACGGGTGGTTTTGGGTCTGTCCGGGTGGAGGAGACAACTGTATGTATCGCCATGCTCTGCCTCCAGGCTTTGTattaaagaaagacaaaaagaaggaggaaaagcaaGATGAAATTTCCTTAGAAGACCTAATAGAAAAAGAG CGTGCTGCCTTAGGACCAAATGTTACCAAAATTACTCTAGAGTGTTTTATTgcatggaagagaagaaaaagacaagaaaaaattgATAAGGCTGAGCAAGATAtggagaggaggaaagcagaTTTTAAAGCTGGCAAAGCATTGGTG ATTAGTGGACGTGAAGTGTTTGAGTTCCGGCCAGAGCTGGTTGACGCAGACGATGAAGAAGCAGATGACACCCATTATGTTCAGGGAGCAGGAGATGATGATGAG ATGGAAGACCCTGTGTGCATAAATGATGTGGATTTGAACCTGTATGTCCCCAAGGCAGTGGAGGAGACTGGCATTACAGTGGCTAGTCCTGAGCGATTCAGCACGTACACTTCAGTAGAAAAAGATG ctTGTAACTTCTTAGAGCAAAGTCCTGGTCTTGGTGCACTTGTGGAATGCATGCTCTGA